The Iamia majanohamensis genome window below encodes:
- a CDS encoding dTDP-4-dehydrorhamnose 3,5-epimerase family protein, which yields MARTTPSDAIAGVVVVEPDVHPDARGDFRETYRASWFPGAPPMVQANLARRRAGVVVGLHHHLHQADLWSVAAGRARVVLHDLRRSSPTHGTTLHLDLAADGPDARLVYVPPGVAHGFAALTDVVLTYLVDRTYDPADEWSVAWDDPEVAADWGVPSPVVSDRDRSAPRRASLPPEGVPA from the coding sequence GTGGCCCGGACTACCCCCTCGGATGCCATCGCGGGCGTCGTCGTCGTCGAGCCCGACGTGCACCCCGATGCCCGGGGCGACTTTCGCGAGACCTACCGGGCGTCGTGGTTCCCCGGCGCCCCCCCGATGGTGCAGGCCAACCTGGCCCGACGGCGGGCGGGGGTGGTGGTGGGGCTCCACCACCACCTCCACCAGGCCGACCTGTGGTCCGTGGCCGCGGGCCGGGCCCGGGTGGTCCTCCACGACCTCCGCCGCTCGAGCCCGACCCACGGCACGACCCTGCACCTCGACCTGGCGGCCGACGGGCCCGACGCCCGCCTGGTCTACGTCCCCCCCGGGGTGGCCCACGGGTTCGCCGCCCTCACCGACGTGGTGCTCACCTACCTGGTCGACCGCACCTACGACCCCGCCGACGAGTGGTCCGTGGCCTGGGACGACCCCGAGGTGGCGGCGGACTGGGGCGTGCCGTCGCCGGTGGTGTCGGACCGCGACCGGTCCGCCCCCCGTCGGGCGTCGCTGCCCCCCGAGGGGGTGCCGGCGTGA
- a CDS encoding glucose-1-phosphate thymidylyltransferase encodes MKGLLLAGGRGTRLRPITHTRAKQLVPVANTPILFYGIAHMAEAGITDVGVIVGETADEVRAAVGDGSRWGVDVTYLPQDEPLGLAHCIRVAAPFLADDDFVMYLGDNLLEHGLAGLVQGAARDEARGLRPAARILLCPVDDPQRFGVAELGPGGDVVRIVEKPSDPPSDLAVTGAYLFTEAVHDAVAAIVPSERGELEVADALQWLIDRGRGVAHEVLSGWWLDTGKKDSLLEANRRVLATLTPRCEGTVDAASRLDGCVVVGPGAEVVGSRVQGPVILGPGARVVDSRVGPSVAVGPGVLIEASTVEDSVLLDRVHLRGVPRLVESLIGPDSEVLRTGRTPRATRLLLGDDASVELP; translated from the coding sequence GTGAAGGGCCTCCTCCTCGCGGGCGGCCGGGGCACGCGCCTGCGTCCCATCACCCACACGCGGGCCAAGCAGCTGGTCCCCGTGGCCAACACCCCCATCCTCTTCTACGGCATCGCCCACATGGCCGAGGCGGGGATCACCGACGTCGGGGTGATCGTGGGGGAGACGGCCGACGAGGTGCGGGCCGCGGTGGGTGACGGGTCGCGCTGGGGCGTCGACGTGACCTACCTCCCCCAGGACGAGCCCCTGGGGCTGGCCCACTGCATCCGCGTCGCCGCGCCGTTCCTCGCCGACGACGACTTCGTGATGTACCTGGGCGACAACCTCCTCGAGCACGGCCTCGCCGGCCTGGTGCAGGGGGCCGCCCGGGACGAGGCCCGGGGGCTCCGGCCCGCGGCGCGGATCCTCCTGTGCCCGGTCGACGACCCGCAGCGCTTCGGCGTCGCCGAGCTCGGTCCTGGAGGTGACGTGGTCCGGATCGTGGAGAAGCCGTCCGACCCGCCGTCGGACCTCGCGGTCACCGGTGCCTACCTCTTCACCGAGGCGGTGCACGACGCGGTCGCTGCGATCGTGCCGTCGGAGCGAGGCGAGCTCGAGGTCGCCGACGCCCTCCAGTGGCTCATCGACCGAGGGCGCGGCGTGGCCCACGAGGTGCTGTCCGGGTGGTGGCTGGACACCGGGAAGAAGGACTCGCTGCTCGAGGCCAACCGGCGGGTGCTGGCCACCCTCACGCCGCGCTGCGAGGGCACGGTCGACGCCGCGTCGCGGCTCGACGGCTGCGTCGTCGTCGGTCCCGGGGCCGAGGTCGTGGGCAGCCGGGTGCAGGGTCCCGTGATCCTCGGCCCCGGCGCCCGGGTGGTCGACTCCCGCGTCGGGCCCTCGGTCGCGGTGGGGCCGGGGGTGCTGATCGAGGCCAGCACCGTCGAGGACTCGGTGCTGCTCGACCGGGTCCACCTCCGTGGGGTGCCCCGGCTGGTCGAGTCCCTCATCGGGCCCGACAGCGAGGTCCTGCGCACGGGGCGGACGCCGCGGGCCACCCGCCTCCTGCTCGGCGACGACGCCTCCGTGGAGCTCCCGTAG
- a CDS encoding LLM class F420-dependent oxidoreductase has protein sequence MQVSMQLSYSGGFKESAQQVAELEKAGLDLAWVAEAYGFDGVSLMGYLAATTETVQIASGILPIYTRTPTLLAMTAAGVDALSDGRCHLGLGASGPQVIEGWHGVPYDKPLGRTREIIDICRQVWAREDRLTHDGPLYHLPLPEGQGTGLGKPLKIIAHPERPRIPIWVASLGPKNVEMTAEVADGWMPLFFHPEKAKDVWGDDLARGAEKRAADLDPLMVNAGGMVAIGDDVAGFRDMARPMIALYVGGMGAKGKNFYNDLVCRYGFEAEAAEIQDLYLDGKKDEAAAKVPEALLEATSLCGPASYVQEKVAAFAEAGVTHLNIIPIPTGDQTQATVVSQVKEWCEAV, from the coding sequence ATGCAGGTCAGCATGCAGCTCAGCTACTCGGGGGGCTTCAAGGAGTCGGCCCAGCAGGTCGCCGAGCTCGAGAAGGCCGGGCTCGACCTGGCGTGGGTCGCCGAGGCCTACGGCTTCGACGGGGTCAGCCTCATGGGCTACCTGGCCGCCACCACCGAGACGGTCCAGATCGCCTCGGGCATCCTGCCGATCTACACCCGCACGCCCACGCTGCTGGCCATGACCGCGGCCGGCGTCGATGCCCTCTCCGACGGGCGCTGCCACCTCGGCCTCGGCGCCTCCGGCCCCCAGGTCATCGAGGGCTGGCACGGCGTTCCCTACGACAAGCCCCTCGGCCGCACCCGGGAGATCATCGACATCTGCCGCCAGGTGTGGGCCCGCGAGGACCGCCTCACCCACGACGGGCCGCTCTACCACCTCCCGCTCCCCGAGGGGCAGGGCACCGGCCTGGGCAAGCCCCTCAAGATCATCGCCCACCCCGAGCGGCCCCGGATCCCCATCTGGGTCGCGTCGCTCGGGCCCAAGAACGTCGAGATGACCGCCGAGGTGGCCGACGGCTGGATGCCGCTGTTCTTCCACCCCGAGAAGGCCAAGGACGTCTGGGGCGACGACCTGGCCCGGGGCGCCGAGAAGCGCGCCGCCGACCTCGACCCGCTCATGGTCAACGCCGGGGGCATGGTGGCCATCGGCGACGACGTGGCCGGCTTCCGCGACATGGCCCGTCCCATGATCGCCCTCTACGTCGGTGGCATGGGCGCCAAGGGGAAGAACTTCTACAACGACCTCGTCTGCCGCTACGGCTTCGAGGCCGAGGCGGCCGAGATCCAGGACCTCTACCTCGACGGCAAGAAGGACGAGGCCGCGGCCAAGGTGCCCGAGGCCCTGCTCGAGGCCACGTCGCTCTGCGGCCCGGCGAGCTACGTGCAGGAGAAGGTCGCGGCGTTCGCCGAGGCCGGCGTCACCCACCTCAACATCATCCCGATCCCCACCGGCGACCAGACCCAGGCCACCGTGGTCAGCCAGGTGAAGGAGTGGTGCGAGGCCGTCTGA